Proteins encoded in a region of the Isoalcanivorax pacificus W11-5 genome:
- a CDS encoding Ig domain-containing protein group 1 domain-containing protein: protein MQKNIWLWMIMAGLLLGCGGGGGGGGGDGISLGRPSVSVLGLTAGQTVTVSLNARSELVFNTDQTRSFATQVQDNKSYTLTLAATGTVCTFSNGRNGIASKDANRVHQVGCGAEVVIPPDPDPEENDPADPGVRRLTVSLNGVGVAENPVSEAQNATVQVMLRGPEGQPLASEVVRFEVTLGELSQDSALTNSSGLATVILGPGETRGAGTLTVIHDYLYGEDERVATHTVNFATDGDASGAPPVQTEDYLLVLELVDAAGTVVAPAGAIVTSTAPLTLRATMTQNGAPVPGQVIRFSTAVGELEHASRLTNSQGIAETTLSAGVTPNAGSITATASIGQATVNASINAESLGGQQPGTGTAPLVVSLALRDATGDPVGTAGNPVTQDRSATVTATVTLDGQPLEGEVVNFSSGNFGELAPASALTDTAGEAVVRLHAGQQEGAGTLLAAVPYQGQTYTANVNFLTRGLSEEDGETVTLTLSLDGESNPYALNPLTNTSPGEVRLTLTRGDNAIPFPGQVITFETELGQLEQQTRLTDASGVAATRLSVGPDDISGAGTLRAFFTLAGEQHEVTLNFALVNTEVDQKPVLALTLSNIQVDKDNPALARATVTQGGVPLEGVVVEFSTDAGTLSPTSGNALTDASGVATLSLLAGEVETAGTITAALRGVADVADSVNFNTAGDDGVAQNPQTGWTLELALRDQANSTDITQIGGNDIGLVMVRLLDAQGNGVANEIVRLDATAGNLLPANGLVLTGPDGRAQANLASGGVPGAGTVTATFGSLSAEVNYMLTGEEPAAGDIVLTAPRTINASEPEEVTARLTDASGAPVADQIVVFSSELGTFEPSSGRVMTDATGVARIMLDIGAASGAGTLTARTEFDSHSEFTTHNFTAVQDFQLALQVNYSDPTASVVTSEHSATIVATLTGANGPVEGRVVTFAATAGELAGTSGRTNASGQVQVTLVAGAAPGTGDVSVTMADNAAVSASAEVETLGGESLFTLEIIGIENSGGVVTTDNPIRGEDPARVRVRVGHPDSSEVANQLVSLETTLGEFQGPVSSGTTATITTDASGEAWVELASRGVSGGGIVTVSFPQADLTATAVFTIRESGVNDVYLEALRVYDNNNVETRVVPAGDFLTVEARVIDGGGIAMQNRVVTFTLDSPAGVGGLDPINGTALTDGNGVATIRLTSGTERGAGMVTATVRIGWEGEMQSSSQSASFSSEGGGTGATPDPVEIALEFDSAIDPGPGLPLTLVEGQSLLVSVAFTANGAPWTGESYVEFSSYCLQAGNATVVPDGPVANLGGYARATYTPGTGCLVDTLYARAQVGPDLLLVERAFEITPAPARVIEFLGASPAVLGLKGSSQAGATETGRLTFVVRSDTGNPVAAGMQVQFTTVNNIGGFDITSDLVTQTDHNGEVTATVQSGSVPMVAGVRAELVDTPSIFATGQISIHSGVVTQNRFSLASEQINVLAGNHQGVSVPVTIRAADRFGNWLDGVDVNFTTELGDIDGSCETSDGTCSVTWTSHAAQPIHFDGDRSTRPCLPRNEAFEQGVLSPVACNAFDRYGRSTITAWTIGEESFVDQNGNNLFDVGEEWTPLPEAFRDDNETGIHEFEQLFAEEYMDFDASGDYTAVDMVTARFRGVGCADAQSDHCDALTNVRRSVLIVLSTDNIQGWVVQPGSGYTSWADSANSALPPQGWGSAVLTGLQPLATLSVTGGEFNVVMADLNGNAPAIGSSISVSASDSSANIIGPSSCQVANQTEPLVCTFTVKPSPGETIEIGTDILVTLQSAANVAPSVKTITIQ, encoded by the coding sequence ATGCAAAAAAATATCTGGCTATGGATGATAATGGCAGGGCTGCTCCTCGGTTGCGGCGGCGGTGGTGGTGGCGGCGGGGGTGACGGTATCAGCCTGGGACGTCCCTCTGTGTCAGTGCTGGGGCTGACGGCAGGCCAAACGGTCACCGTCTCGCTTAACGCCCGAAGCGAGCTCGTCTTTAACACCGACCAGACGCGTTCGTTCGCCACCCAGGTGCAGGATAACAAAAGCTATACCCTGACTCTGGCAGCTACGGGTACAGTCTGTACCTTTAGTAACGGACGTAATGGCATTGCCTCCAAGGATGCGAATCGAGTCCACCAGGTGGGCTGTGGCGCCGAGGTGGTTATCCCGCCGGACCCAGACCCTGAAGAGAATGATCCTGCTGACCCAGGCGTACGCCGCCTGACGGTCTCCCTCAACGGCGTGGGGGTAGCAGAAAATCCGGTTAGTGAAGCCCAGAACGCGACCGTCCAGGTCATGCTGCGTGGCCCCGAGGGCCAGCCGCTGGCCAGTGAGGTGGTGCGCTTTGAGGTGACCTTGGGCGAGCTGTCACAAGACAGCGCCTTGACGAACAGTTCTGGCTTGGCAACGGTAATCCTGGGGCCTGGCGAAACGCGAGGCGCGGGCACGCTGACAGTCATCCATGATTATCTTTACGGCGAAGACGAGCGCGTAGCGACTCATACGGTAAATTTTGCGACTGACGGCGATGCATCTGGAGCGCCGCCCGTGCAAACCGAGGATTACCTGCTGGTGTTGGAGTTGGTGGACGCTGCGGGCACGGTAGTTGCGCCGGCGGGGGCGATCGTAACCTCTACGGCGCCTCTGACATTGCGCGCCACGATGACGCAGAACGGCGCGCCCGTACCTGGCCAGGTGATCCGGTTTTCTACCGCCGTGGGCGAGCTTGAGCATGCGTCGCGACTGACAAACAGCCAAGGTATTGCCGAAACCACGTTGTCTGCGGGGGTCACCCCGAACGCGGGCTCAATCACCGCCACTGCGAGCATTGGGCAAGCAACTGTAAATGCCAGTATCAATGCGGAATCGCTGGGCGGGCAACAGCCCGGCACGGGTACCGCGCCGCTCGTTGTCAGTCTTGCTCTCCGGGACGCTACCGGTGATCCGGTGGGTACCGCGGGCAATCCTGTTACTCAGGACCGGTCGGCAACGGTTACGGCAACGGTCACCCTGGATGGTCAGCCGCTGGAGGGTGAAGTTGTCAATTTCAGCAGCGGCAATTTTGGTGAGCTTGCACCAGCCAGTGCGCTGACAGATACAGCGGGCGAGGCTGTTGTGCGTTTACATGCAGGGCAACAGGAAGGCGCGGGTACTCTGCTGGCGGCCGTGCCGTACCAGGGCCAGACCTACACCGCCAATGTCAACTTCCTGACGCGCGGCTTATCTGAGGAAGATGGCGAAACGGTAACACTGACGTTGAGCCTGGACGGCGAGTCCAACCCCTATGCATTGAATCCACTGACCAATACCAGCCCGGGCGAAGTACGACTAACCCTGACACGGGGTGACAATGCGATACCCTTCCCCGGTCAGGTAATAACCTTCGAAACTGAACTGGGACAATTGGAGCAGCAAACAAGGCTCACTGATGCAAGCGGCGTGGCGGCAACGCGACTGTCTGTAGGCCCTGATGATATCAGTGGTGCGGGCACGCTCCGGGCATTCTTTACGCTGGCAGGTGAGCAACACGAGGTAACCCTCAACTTTGCACTGGTCAACACCGAGGTTGATCAGAAGCCAGTGCTTGCGCTGACCCTTTCCAATATCCAGGTGGACAAGGACAATCCGGCGCTGGCCCGGGCGACAGTGACCCAAGGGGGTGTCCCGCTAGAGGGTGTGGTGGTGGAATTTTCAACCGACGCGGGAACCCTGAGCCCCACTTCCGGTAATGCTTTGACTGATGCTTCGGGTGTGGCCACGCTGAGCTTGCTGGCGGGTGAGGTAGAGACCGCCGGGACGATTACCGCGGCGCTGAGGGGCGTGGCAGACGTTGCGGACTCCGTTAATTTCAACACCGCTGGTGACGATGGCGTTGCACAAAATCCGCAAACGGGTTGGACATTGGAGCTGGCGTTGCGTGACCAGGCCAACAGCACCGATATCACGCAGATAGGCGGCAATGATATTGGCCTGGTCATGGTGCGCCTGCTTGATGCACAGGGAAATGGTGTAGCGAACGAAATTGTGCGCCTGGATGCCACTGCCGGGAACTTACTGCCCGCAAATGGACTGGTACTCACTGGGCCGGATGGACGTGCACAGGCGAATTTGGCGTCCGGCGGCGTACCGGGTGCCGGCACTGTCACGGCCACCTTTGGCAGCTTGAGCGCGGAAGTAAACTATATGCTGACGGGCGAAGAGCCAGCAGCGGGCGATATTGTCCTGACCGCACCGAGGACGATCAACGCCAGTGAGCCGGAAGAAGTAACAGCGCGGCTGACCGACGCATCCGGCGCTCCGGTGGCGGACCAGATCGTTGTCTTCTCTTCCGAGCTCGGTACCTTCGAGCCATCATCGGGCAGAGTAATGACGGACGCGACCGGGGTGGCCCGCATCATGCTGGATATTGGCGCCGCGTCCGGCGCGGGCACGCTGACGGCACGAACGGAATTCGACTCTCACAGCGAGTTTACTACCCATAACTTTACTGCGGTGCAGGATTTCCAGCTGGCGCTGCAGGTGAACTATAGCGACCCGACAGCCAGTGTAGTGACCAGTGAACATTCGGCGACAATAGTGGCCACCCTGACGGGTGCGAATGGCCCCGTTGAAGGCCGGGTTGTCACCTTTGCAGCGACCGCGGGCGAACTTGCCGGAACATCGGGCCGGACGAACGCAAGCGGCCAAGTGCAGGTGACACTTGTCGCAGGCGCGGCACCTGGCACTGGCGACGTCAGCGTCACGATGGCCGATAACGCTGCTGTCAGTGCGAGTGCAGAGGTTGAAACCCTGGGCGGAGAAAGCTTGTTCACGCTCGAAATCATCGGTATTGAAAACAGCGGAGGGGTGGTTACTACGGATAACCCAATCCGTGGAGAGGACCCAGCGCGTGTGCGTGTCCGTGTGGGACATCCTGATAGTAGCGAGGTGGCGAACCAGCTCGTGTCACTGGAAACAACATTGGGTGAGTTCCAGGGGCCGGTTTCGTCGGGCACCACTGCCACTATCACCACGGATGCCAGCGGCGAGGCCTGGGTAGAACTAGCCTCAAGGGGAGTATCTGGCGGCGGCATCGTCACAGTAAGCTTCCCGCAAGCGGACCTGACAGCAACGGCGGTCTTCACCATCCGTGAGAGCGGGGTAAATGATGTTTACCTTGAAGCGCTGCGGGTTTATGACAACAACAATGTCGAGACTCGGGTAGTGCCGGCGGGTGACTTCCTGACCGTCGAGGCACGGGTGATCGATGGCGGCGGCATTGCGATGCAAAACCGGGTAGTGACCTTTACCCTGGATTCACCCGCTGGCGTCGGTGGCCTTGACCCGATTAACGGCACCGCGCTGACCGATGGCAACGGTGTTGCCACGATAAGGCTTACGTCCGGGACTGAACGCGGAGCGGGTATGGTAACCGCCACCGTACGTATCGGCTGGGAAGGTGAAATGCAAAGCTCCAGCCAGAGCGCATCCTTTTCGTCCGAAGGAGGTGGAACGGGGGCGACGCCGGATCCGGTGGAGATCGCTCTTGAGTTTGACTCCGCCATCGATCCGGGGCCAGGTTTGCCGCTTACGCTCGTCGAGGGCCAGAGCCTGCTAGTTTCTGTTGCCTTTACGGCAAATGGCGCGCCGTGGACGGGCGAGAGTTATGTCGAGTTTTCCTCCTATTGTCTGCAAGCCGGGAACGCCACGGTGGTGCCAGATGGCCCGGTGGCCAACTTGGGAGGTTACGCCAGAGCGACTTACACGCCTGGCACGGGCTGTCTGGTTGATACGCTGTATGCGCGTGCCCAGGTAGGCCCTGATCTGCTGCTGGTCGAGCGTGCATTTGAGATCACCCCGGCGCCTGCCCGCGTTATCGAGTTCCTGGGGGCCTCACCTGCCGTACTAGGCCTGAAAGGCTCATCGCAGGCAGGGGCGACAGAGACAGGCCGTTTGACCTTCGTTGTCCGCAGCGATACAGGTAACCCGGTCGCGGCAGGTATGCAGGTTCAGTTTACGACAGTAAACAATATCGGCGGCTTCGATATTACCTCTGATCTGGTGACCCAGACTGACCATAATGGTGAGGTGACTGCTACCGTACAGAGCGGCAGCGTACCAATGGTGGCCGGCGTCAGAGCGGAGCTTGTGGATACCCCTTCCATCTTCGCGACGGGCCAGATCTCTATCCATTCCGGCGTGGTAACGCAGAACAGATTTTCACTGGCCTCAGAGCAGATCAACGTTCTGGCCGGTAATCATCAGGGCGTGAGCGTACCAGTGACAATTCGGGCTGCGGACCGCTTCGGTAACTGGTTGGACGGAGTAGACGTCAACTTCACCACCGAGTTGGGTGATATTGATGGTAGCTGCGAGACTTCAGATGGCACATGTTCTGTGACATGGACCAGCCACGCTGCCCAACCAATACACTTTGACGGGGATCGTTCTACTCGACCTTGTCTGCCCCGTAATGAAGCGTTTGAGCAAGGGGTGTTGAGTCCGGTGGCGTGTAATGCCTTCGATCGTTACGGCCGTAGCACTATCACTGCCTGGACAATCGGTGAAGAAAGTTTTGTGGATCAGAACGGCAATAATCTATTTGACGTGGGCGAGGAATGGACACCTTTGCCGGAAGCCTTCCGGGATGATAATGAAACTGGTATTCACGAGTTCGAGCAGCTCTTTGCCGAAGAATATATGGACTTTGATGCCAGTGGGGATTACACCGCTGTGGATATGGTGACGGCCCGTTTCCGGGGCGTGGGTTGTGCGGATGCGCAATCGGATCATTGTGACGCGCTGACGAACGTGCGCCGATCTGTTCTGATCGTGCTGTCCACCGATAATATCCAGGGGTGGGTGGTGCAACCTGGCTCTGGTTATACGAGTTGGGCTGATTCCGCTAATTCCGCCCTGCCGCCTCAGGGCTGGGGCAGCGCGGTGCTAACCGGGTTGCAACCGCTTGCCACCCTCTCCGTGACAGGCGGTGAATTCAATGTTGTCATGGCAGATTTGAATGGTAACGCACCGGCGATAGGCTCTAGTATTTCGGTGTCCGCGAGCGATTCATCGGCGAATATTATCGGCCCGTCCAGCTGCCAGGTGGCTAACCAGACTGAACCGTTGGTATGTACCTTTACGGTAAAGCCGAGCCCGGGTGAGACCATTGAGATCGGTACAGATATTCTGGTGACCTTACAGAGCGCGGCTAATGTTGCGCCTTCAGTGAAGACAATCACTATTCAGTAA
- the ggt gene encoding gamma-glutamyltransferase: MLRHAWILLIILLAPPALADDRPPAAAIASAHPLATEAGLEILEAGGNAFDAAIAVGAVLAVVEPASSGMGGGGFWLLHRQHDGLQTMLDARETAPAAASATMYQDKDGNVVRDHAINGPLAAGIPGQAAAFVHLAEHYGRLPLAQSLAPAIQIAREGFPVSERYRTLAGFRDEVLHRYPAASRIFLQDGKVPPAGHQIRQPDLARVLERIARAGHAGFYEGDTARDLVRGVRAAGGLWTLDDLASYTIKERAPIVSTFRGARIISAPPPSSGGIVLAETLNILAQFNDGDIAPELLPHLTVEAMKRAYRDRAEHLGDPDFVSMPVTRLLSVQHARELARGISLDKPTPSSELGAPLAQPAGTHTTHLSILDDEGNRVAATLSVNLPFGSGFVAEGTGILLNNEMDDFSSKPGSPNAYGLIGSHANAIAPGKRPLSSMTPTFVEWDDKVAILGTPGGSRIISMVLLGVQEALAGKPVTEWVSRPRYHHQYLPDVVEVEPAFIGSDEARLLEVRGHTLKSTGRTYGDMHAVLWEKEKGEVSAASDPRGEGSAHVSITSDPE; this comes from the coding sequence ATGCTGCGCCACGCCTGGATTCTGCTGATTATTCTGCTGGCCCCACCGGCACTGGCGGACGACAGGCCGCCGGCCGCCGCCATCGCCAGTGCCCACCCGCTCGCCACCGAGGCAGGCTTAGAGATTCTGGAGGCCGGCGGCAATGCCTTTGATGCCGCGATTGCCGTGGGAGCTGTGCTGGCGGTGGTCGAGCCCGCCAGTTCCGGTATGGGCGGCGGTGGCTTCTGGCTGCTGCATCGGCAGCACGACGGGCTGCAGACCATGCTCGACGCCCGCGAAACTGCCCCGGCGGCGGCAAGCGCGACCATGTACCAGGACAAGGACGGCAACGTCGTCCGCGACCACGCCATCAACGGCCCGCTGGCCGCCGGTATTCCCGGCCAGGCCGCCGCCTTCGTACACCTGGCTGAACATTACGGCCGGTTGCCGCTGGCACAGTCACTGGCGCCCGCCATTCAGATCGCCCGCGAAGGCTTCCCGGTAAGTGAGCGCTATCGTACGCTGGCCGGCTTCCGCGATGAGGTGCTTCATCGCTATCCCGCCGCCAGCCGGATCTTCCTGCAAGACGGCAAGGTGCCGCCAGCCGGCCATCAGATCCGCCAGCCAGATCTTGCCCGCGTACTGGAACGCATTGCCCGCGCGGGCCACGCCGGCTTCTATGAAGGCGACACTGCCCGCGATCTGGTGCGCGGCGTTCGCGCAGCAGGCGGTCTCTGGACGCTCGATGATCTCGCCAGTTACACCATCAAGGAACGCGCGCCCATCGTCAGCACCTTTCGCGGCGCGCGCATCATTTCCGCGCCGCCGCCGTCGTCTGGCGGCATTGTGCTCGCGGAAACGCTGAATATCCTCGCGCAATTCAACGACGGCGATATCGCCCCCGAACTGTTGCCGCACCTCACCGTTGAAGCCATGAAGCGCGCCTATCGGGACCGCGCCGAGCACCTGGGCGATCCTGATTTTGTCAGCATGCCGGTGACGCGTTTGCTCAGCGTGCAGCATGCACGCGAACTGGCACGCGGGATCAGCCTGGACAAGCCCACGCCGAGCAGCGAATTGGGCGCACCACTGGCACAGCCTGCCGGCACGCACACCACGCACCTTTCCATTCTGGATGACGAAGGCAACCGCGTCGCCGCCACCCTGAGCGTGAACCTGCCCTTCGGCTCCGGCTTCGTTGCCGAAGGCACCGGCATTTTGCTCAACAATGAAATGGATGATTTTTCTTCCAAACCCGGCAGCCCAAATGCCTACGGCCTGATCGGCAGCCATGCCAACGCCATCGCGCCCGGAAAACGGCCGCTGTCTTCCATGACGCCCACGTTCGTGGAATGGGACGACAAGGTGGCCATTCTCGGCACGCCTGGTGGCAGCCGCATTATCAGCATGGTGTTGCTCGGGGTGCAGGAAGCACTGGCGGGCAAGCCGGTGACCGAGTGGGTGAGTCGGCCGCGTTATCACCATCAGTATCTACCGGACGTGGTCGAGGTAGAGCCGGCATTTATTGGCTCAGATGAAGCGCGCTTGCTGGAAGTGCGCGGCCATACGTTGAAATCTACCGGGCGGACGTATGGGGATATGCATGCGGTGTTATGGGAGAAGGAAAAAGGCGAGGTGAGTGCGGCCAGTGATCCGCGAGGGGAGGGGAGTGCGCATGTATCCATCACGTCTGATCCCGAGTGA
- the coaD gene encoding pantetheine-phosphate adenylyltransferase has protein sequence MTNRVVYPGTFDPITNGHKDLVERAAAMFDEVIVAIAKSEKKGPLFDIDQRVALAEECLGHLPNVRVVGFSKLLAFFCQEQEANILLRGLRAVSDFEYEFQLANMNRKLAPDLETVFLTPAEHLSFISSSLVREIALLGGDVSQFVPPAVSRALQAICKERG, from the coding sequence ATGACCAACCGTGTCGTCTATCCGGGTACGTTCGATCCGATCACCAACGGCCACAAGGATCTGGTAGAACGGGCTGCGGCCATGTTTGATGAGGTGATCGTCGCCATCGCCAAGAGCGAAAAGAAAGGCCCGTTGTTTGATATCGACCAGCGCGTGGCGCTGGCCGAGGAATGCCTGGGGCACCTGCCCAACGTGCGGGTGGTCGGCTTCTCCAAGCTGCTGGCGTTCTTCTGCCAGGAGCAGGAGGCCAATATCCTGCTGCGCGGGCTGCGCGCGGTATCGGATTTCGAGTACGAGTTCCAGCTCGCCAATATGAACCGCAAGCTGGCACCGGACCTGGAAACCGTGTTCCTGACGCCGGCCGAGCACCTGTCCTTTATCTCCAGCAGCCTGGTGCGCGAGATCGCCCTGCTGGGCGGCGATGTCAGCCAGTTCGTGCCGCCGGCCGTATCCCGCGCACTGCAAGCCATCTGCAAGGAACGCGGCTGA
- a CDS encoding GMC family oxidoreductase — translation MKQDLSQLVIRGIPDPWEQGIRDGWHVIDGATLADDMAMDADVVIVGTGAGGGVSAEILTKAGLKVILVEAGRLKSSNAFNMDEGEAYRDLYQEGATRTSKDAGVSILQGRAVGGTTVVNWTSSFRTPDQTLEHWRDAFGVDGLAPAQMAPWFDRMEARLNISRWVMPPNANNGVIQRGAEKLGWHWDVIPRNVNGCWNIGYCGTGCPTNAKMSMLVTTLPEAMKAGATLFHSTEAATLEHDGTRVTAVNCQAIGADRVPTGRRITLRAPTIIVAGGGINTPGLLLRSNVPDPHGRVGKRTTLHVVSCAFGVYEDEIAGYYGAPQSVYSDEFVWRDGVTGKVGYKIEALPVHPGVTSVLLDTHGERLHEEMSALPNLGVSLALMRDGFHEDNPGGAVELRDDGTPVVDYPVTDYILEGARHSILSQVEMQFAAGAQKVRARHSDARFHTRWSDAKQAIEQYTFAPNYVPLGCAHVMGGCAMGEDDKTAVTHSDGRYRHLDNLYIFDASVFPTSVGVNPQLSIYAVTARNASLLADKLRPATARA, via the coding sequence ATGAAACAGGATCTTTCCCAACTCGTGATTCGCGGCATTCCCGATCCCTGGGAGCAGGGTATTCGTGATGGCTGGCATGTCATCGACGGCGCCACCCTGGCGGACGACATGGCCATGGATGCCGATGTGGTGATCGTCGGCACCGGCGCCGGTGGCGGCGTCAGCGCAGAAATCCTGACCAAGGCCGGGCTGAAAGTGATTCTGGTGGAAGCCGGTCGCCTGAAAAGCAGCAACGCCTTCAACATGGATGAAGGCGAAGCCTATCGTGATTTGTATCAGGAAGGCGCCACGCGCACGTCCAAGGATGCCGGCGTATCGATTCTCCAGGGCCGCGCCGTCGGCGGCACCACTGTGGTGAACTGGACGTCCAGCTTCCGCACCCCCGACCAGACGCTGGAACACTGGCGCGATGCATTCGGTGTGGACGGCCTTGCCCCTGCGCAGATGGCGCCCTGGTTTGACCGCATGGAAGCCCGCCTGAATATCAGCCGCTGGGTGATGCCGCCCAATGCCAACAATGGCGTGATACAACGCGGCGCCGAAAAACTCGGCTGGCACTGGGATGTGATCCCGCGCAACGTCAACGGCTGCTGGAATATCGGCTATTGCGGCACGGGCTGCCCGACCAACGCCAAGATGTCGATGCTGGTGACCACATTGCCGGAAGCCATGAAAGCTGGCGCGACGCTGTTCCACAGCACCGAGGCCGCCACGCTGGAACATGACGGTACGCGCGTCACAGCCGTCAACTGCCAGGCCATCGGCGCCGACCGCGTGCCGACCGGTCGCCGTATTACCCTGCGCGCACCGACCATCATCGTGGCCGGCGGCGGCATCAATACACCGGGGCTGTTGCTGCGTTCGAACGTACCCGATCCGCACGGCCGCGTTGGCAAACGCACCACGCTGCATGTCGTAAGTTGCGCCTTTGGTGTGTATGAGGACGAAATCGCCGGTTACTACGGGGCGCCGCAATCCGTGTACTCGGATGAATTTGTCTGGCGCGATGGCGTCACGGGCAAAGTCGGCTACAAGATCGAGGCGCTGCCAGTACACCCCGGCGTCACTTCCGTGCTGCTGGACACCCATGGCGAACGCCTGCACGAAGAGATGTCGGCCCTGCCGAATCTCGGGGTGAGCCTGGCGCTGATGCGCGACGGTTTCCACGAGGACAATCCCGGCGGCGCCGTGGAACTGCGTGACGATGGCACCCCCGTGGTGGATTATCCGGTCACCGACTATATCCTCGAAGGCGCACGCCACAGCATCCTGAGCCAGGTGGAAATGCAGTTCGCTGCCGGTGCCCAGAAGGTCCGCGCCCGGCACTCGGACGCCCGGTTCCACACCAGGTGGTCGGACGCAAAGCAGGCTATCGAGCAATACACCTTTGCCCCCAACTATGTCCCCCTGGGGTGTGCCCATGTGATGGGTGGCTGCGCCATGGGCGAGGATGACAAGACCGCCGTGACCCACAGCGACGGCCGCTATCGTCACCTGGACAACCTCTACATCTTCGATGCCTCGGTGTTCCCCACCAGCGTCGGCGTCAACCCGCAGCTGAGTATCTATGCGGTGACCGCCCGCAACGCCTCGCTGCTGGCGGACAAGCTGCGCCCCGCCACCGCCCGCGCCTGA